The following coding sequences lie in one Flavobacterium sediminis genomic window:
- a CDS encoding DUF1579 domain-containing protein codes for MKKAFVPVLLAALTLVACKKEEPKADKKTATETETVVEEAVTEQPDSATVTKAWEVYMTPSNAHHMMAKDAGTWDADLTFWMPDNPEPQKSTSQAEYKMILDGRYQECIHTGNMWGMPFEGRSITAFDNATEEFISTWIDNMGTGLMVTRGKYDETTKQLTMFGTMVDPISKKEKKVKEVVTYIDDNNQKMEMFEVSDDGKEFKTMEILSKRKM; via the coding sequence ATGAAAAAAGCATTTGTACCTGTACTCTTAGCGGCACTAACATTGGTAGCCTGTAAAAAAGAAGAACCTAAAGCAGATAAAAAAACTGCTACAGAAACTGAAACTGTCGTAGAAGAAGCCGTTACGGAACAACCAGACTCTGCTACAGTTACCAAAGCATGGGAAGTCTATATGACACCATCAAATGCACACCACATGATGGCAAAAGATGCCGGAACCTGGGACGCTGACCTTACTTTTTGGATGCCGGACAATCCGGAACCTCAAAAATCTACTTCTCAAGCAGAATATAAAATGATCTTGGATGGTCGTTATCAGGAATGTATTCATACAGGGAATATGTGGGGAATGCCTTTTGAAGGAAGAAGCATAACTGCCTTTGACAATGCCACAGAAGAATTTATTTCGACCTGGATCGATAATATGGGAACCGGACTAATGGTAACCCGAGGAAAATATGATGAAACTACTAAACAATTAACGATGTTCGGAACTATGGTCGATCCGATAAGTAAAAAAGAGAAAAAAGTAAAAGAAGTAGTTACTTATATAGACGATAACAACCAGAAAATGGAAATGTTCGAAGTCAGTGATGACGGTAAAGAATTCAAAACAATGGAAATTCTTTCTAAAAGAAAAATGTAA
- a CDS encoding toll/interleukin-1 receptor domain-containing protein: protein MQHTNKDYDFFISHASEDKESFVRPLAQELINIGFKVWYDEFTLKFGDSLFEEISNGISKSKFGLVIISQNFLKKEWTKKELNGLFSKEIFSKENVILPIWLNVSQEEIYKLSPILSDKVAVKIENNEINIVIEKILTLTKSEIVTFEDVKKNKFSKKLQFL, encoded by the coding sequence ATGCAACATACCAATAAAGATTATGATTTTTTTATAAGCCATGCATCAGAAGACAAGGAATCATTTGTAAGACCGCTAGCACAAGAATTAATAAATATAGGGTTTAAAGTTTGGTATGATGAGTTTACTCTTAAATTCGGAGATTCACTATTTGAAGAAATTTCAAATGGAATTAGCAAATCTAAATTTGGACTAGTAATAATCAGTCAAAATTTCTTAAAAAAAGAATGGACTAAAAAAGAATTAAATGGATTATTTTCTAAGGAAATTTTCTCAAAGGAGAACGTAATTTTACCGATTTGGTTAAATGTATCTCAAGAAGAAATTTATAAGTTATCTCCTATTCTTTCAGATAAAGTTGCCGTAAAAATTGAAAACAATGAAATTAACATAGTCATTGAAAAAATTTTAACTTTAACAAAATCTGAGATTGTCACATTTGAAGATGTAAAAAAAAATAAATTTTCTAAAAAACTGCAATTCCTTTGA
- the bshB1 gene encoding bacillithiol biosynthesis deacetylase BshB1, translated as MKLDILAFGAHPDDVELGCAGTIAKEISLGKKVGIIDLTRGELGTRGSAEIRDQEATSAAEILGVSVRENLEFRDGFFVNDEKHQLEIIKMVRKYQPEIVLCNAVFDRHIDHGKGSKLVSDACFLSGLRKIETILDGQSQQAWRPKVVYHYIQWHNIEPDFVVDITGFIDTKMESVLAYGSQFYDKDSKEPVTPITSKNFLDSITYRAQDMGRIVGVDYAEGFTAERYLAVNSLADLR; from the coding sequence ATGAAGTTAGATATTTTAGCATTTGGAGCACATCCGGATGATGTGGAATTAGGCTGTGCCGGAACAATAGCCAAAGAGATCTCATTAGGTAAAAAAGTCGGGATAATTGATTTGACCCGGGGAGAATTGGGAACAAGAGGTTCGGCTGAGATCAGAGATCAGGAAGCAACGAGTGCGGCTGAAATTCTGGGTGTTTCGGTACGTGAAAATTTAGAGTTCAGAGATGGTTTCTTTGTCAATGATGAAAAACACCAGTTAGAGATCATTAAAATGGTTCGTAAGTACCAACCGGAGATCGTGTTGTGTAATGCTGTTTTTGACCGCCATATCGATCACGGAAAAGGCAGTAAACTGGTAAGTGACGCTTGTTTTTTATCGGGATTGCGAAAAATAGAAACAATACTGGACGGTCAATCCCAACAAGCCTGGCGTCCGAAAGTAGTATATCATTATATTCAGTGGCATAACATTGAACCTGATTTTGTAGTGGATATTACAGGATTTATCGATACGAAAATGGAATCGGTTTTGGCTTATGGTTCTCAGTTTTATGATAAAGATTCCAAAGAACCGGTTACGCCGATCACCTCAAAAAACTTTTTAGACAGCATTACGTATCGTGCACAAGACATGGGACGAATCGTAGGAGTTGATTATGCCGAGGGATTTACAGCGGAGAGGTATTTGGCTGTCAATAGCTTAGCGGATTTGCGTTAA
- a CDS encoding DUF6705 family protein: protein MKTIYTLLSLLIINLIYSQTIKPISSFYTESLPTTPIDQVYYKDVFNMYDPFVGTWYSQNGNQTFIVTIWKQTKYPSDNSSKPLYYMDNLFGHYKLVENYGSLNEEIIYTSETTYLNSSQLINTIINGDSIEFNKMTAIIYDINTRSDNFMYYFGKKGYLIFTIDANSSNSAHWEIENANEENMTGIPTPTFVIPTDIILTKQ, encoded by the coding sequence ATGAAAACAATATACACTTTATTATCACTATTGATTATAAATTTGATTTATAGTCAAACCATAAAACCTATAAGCAGCTTCTATACTGAAAGTTTGCCTACAACTCCAATTGACCAAGTGTACTACAAAGATGTTTTTAATATGTATGACCCTTTTGTCGGAACTTGGTACTCTCAAAATGGAAATCAGACATTCATTGTAACAATATGGAAACAAACCAAATACCCAAGCGATAACTCCAGTAAGCCATTATATTATATGGATAATCTTTTCGGTCATTATAAATTGGTTGAAAATTATGGTTCTCTTAATGAAGAAATAATTTATACTTCTGAAACAACTTATTTAAATAGCTCACAACTTATCAATACAATTATTAATGGCGACTCTATAGAATTTAATAAAATGACAGCCATAATATATGATATTAATACAAGAAGTGATAATTTTATGTATTATTTTGGCAAAAAAGGATATTTAATTTTTACAATAGATGCTAACAGTTCAAATAGTGCACATTGGGAGATTGAAAATGCTAATGAAGAAAATATGACAGGTATTCCGACACCTACATTTGTCATTCCTACTGACATTATTTTAACAAAACAATAA
- the purL gene encoding phosphoribosylformylglycinamidine synthase produces MIHFFGNSSNLVYAVQSHNELSTEDINKLNWLFNSQAENTHTVVNTQGASLDAFFVGPRAAMVTPWSTNAVEITQNMGIEGIIRIEEFQVVDADFSDFDPMLSQKYSKLHQDIYTINIQPEPILEIEDIAAYNQQEGLALSDEEVAYLDNLAAKLNRKLTDSEVFGFSQVNSEHCRHKIFNGTFVIDGEEKPTSLFKLIKKTSETNPNDIVSAYKDNVAFLKGPKVTQFAPKSADKPDFYQEKEFDAVISLKAETHNFPTTVEPFNGAATGSGGEIRDRLAGGQGSLPLAGTAVYMTSYSRLLENRPWENGMAERPWLYQTPMDILIKASNGASDFGNKFGQPLITGSVLTFEHEEEARKLGFDKVIMLAGGIGYGKESQAIKQKPSVGDKVVVLGGENYRIGMGGAAVSSADTGAFGSGIELNAIQRSNPEMQKRAANAIRGLVEADENPIVSIHDHGAGGHLNCLSELVEETGGLIDLDKLPVGDPTLSAKEIIGNESQERMGLVIGEKDIETLHKIADRERSPMYTVGDITGNHRFTFESKTTGAKPMDFAIDEMFGSSPKTIMDDKKIIRNYADVTYSSNEIPTYLNHLLQLEAVACKDWLTNKVDRCVGGRVAKQQCAGPLQLPLNNVGVMALDFKGKEGIATTIGHSPVSALVDPAAGSRNSIGEALSNIVWAPLKDGLHSVSLSANWMWACKNEGEDARLYEAVQGCSDFAIELGINIPTGKDSLSMKQKYPNDEVIAPGTVIISAAGNCSNITKVVEPVLQRNGGNIYYLNLSQDSFKLGGSSFAQVLNKIGSEVPTITNAAYFKKAFNTLQDLIKERKIKAGHDIGSGGLVTTLLELCFADVNLAAHYDLSVLDEKDTVKALFNENIAVVFQADASVEETFKANGIEIFNIGSVAESDTVTFKNFEDTFSFSVTELRDTWYKTSFLLDQKQSKNGMAEARYNNYKNQPLQYTFPKNFTGAKPVIANGTVRPKAAIIREKGSNSEREMANAMYLAGFDVKDVHMTDLISGRETLEDIQFIGAVGGFSNSDVLGSAKGWAGAFLYNEKANTALKNFFKREDTLSVGICNGCQLFMELELINPEHEIHGKMQHNTSHKHESGFTSVTVQENNSVMLSTLAGTTLGVWISHGEGKFRLPYGEEQYNIVAKYAYEGYPANPNGSDFNTAMMCDSTGRHLVMMPHIERSAFPWNWAYYPDRGQKDLVSPWIEAFVNARKWIDEKNK; encoded by the coding sequence ATGATTCATTTCTTTGGAAATTCATCCAATTTGGTTTATGCCGTACAATCGCATAACGAATTATCAACTGAAGACATTAATAAATTAAACTGGTTATTTAACAGCCAAGCGGAAAACACACATACCGTTGTTAATACACAAGGAGCATCACTGGATGCTTTTTTTGTTGGTCCAAGAGCAGCTATGGTTACGCCTTGGAGTACTAACGCTGTTGAAATAACACAGAATATGGGAATCGAAGGAATTATCCGCATTGAAGAATTCCAGGTTGTGGATGCTGATTTTTCTGATTTTGACCCAATGCTGTCACAGAAATATTCTAAGCTGCATCAGGACATCTACACGATCAACATTCAGCCGGAGCCTATTTTAGAAATTGAAGATATTGCTGCTTATAATCAGCAGGAAGGTTTAGCTTTAAGTGATGAAGAAGTAGCATATCTGGATAATTTAGCGGCTAAGCTCAATAGGAAATTAACAGACTCAGAAGTTTTCGGTTTCTCACAGGTAAATTCTGAACACTGCCGTCATAAAATTTTTAACGGCACTTTTGTAATTGACGGAGAAGAAAAACCGACATCCTTATTCAAATTAATCAAGAAAACATCCGAAACAAATCCGAACGATATTGTTTCAGCCTATAAAGACAATGTAGCCTTTTTAAAAGGTCCTAAAGTAACACAATTTGCACCGAAAAGTGCAGACAAGCCTGATTTCTATCAGGAAAAAGAATTTGATGCCGTCATTTCCTTAAAAGCAGAAACACACAACTTCCCTACTACTGTTGAGCCTTTTAATGGTGCTGCAACCGGTTCAGGTGGTGAAATTCGTGACCGTTTAGCCGGAGGGCAAGGTTCTTTACCATTAGCCGGAACAGCTGTTTATATGACCTCTTATTCTCGTTTACTAGAAAACCGTCCTTGGGAAAACGGAATGGCAGAACGTCCTTGGTTATACCAAACACCAATGGATATCTTGATCAAAGCTTCAAACGGTGCTTCCGATTTCGGGAACAAATTCGGGCAACCGTTAATTACAGGTTCTGTTTTAACTTTTGAACACGAAGAAGAAGCCCGTAAACTAGGATTTGACAAAGTAATTATGTTAGCCGGAGGAATTGGCTACGGAAAAGAAAGCCAGGCAATAAAACAAAAACCTTCTGTTGGCGATAAAGTTGTCGTTTTAGGAGGTGAAAATTACCGCATCGGTATGGGTGGAGCTGCAGTTTCATCAGCAGATACAGGAGCCTTTGGTAGTGGAATTGAATTAAATGCTATCCAACGTTCTAATCCTGAAATGCAAAAACGTGCGGCTAATGCCATTCGCGGTTTAGTAGAAGCTGATGAAAACCCGATCGTTTCTATTCACGATCATGGCGCGGGCGGACACTTAAACTGTTTATCTGAATTAGTGGAAGAAACCGGAGGATTGATTGACTTAGACAAATTACCGGTAGGCGACCCTACACTATCTGCAAAAGAAATTATCGGTAATGAATCACAAGAAAGAATGGGATTGGTTATCGGTGAAAAAGATATCGAAACCTTACACAAAATTGCAGATCGAGAACGATCCCCAATGTATACTGTAGGTGATATTACCGGAAACCATCGTTTTACGTTTGAAAGCAAAACTACCGGTGCTAAACCGATGGACTTTGCCATCGATGAAATGTTCGGAAGTTCACCGAAAACCATCATGGATGATAAAAAGATCATTCGCAACTATGCGGATGTTACGTATAGTTCAAATGAAATACCTACTTATCTGAACCATCTTTTACAGCTCGAAGCTGTAGCGTGTAAAGACTGGTTAACCAACAAAGTAGACCGTTGTGTAGGCGGACGAGTTGCCAAACAGCAATGCGCCGGACCTCTACAATTACCATTGAACAATGTTGGGGTTATGGCTTTAGATTTCAAAGGAAAAGAAGGTATCGCCACAACAATTGGTCACTCCCCTGTCTCTGCATTAGTTGATCCGGCGGCAGGTTCCAGAAATTCTATAGGAGAAGCGTTATCCAACATCGTTTGGGCGCCCTTAAAAGACGGTTTACATTCCGTTTCACTTTCTGCTAACTGGATGTGGGCTTGTAAAAACGAAGGGGAAGACGCTCGTTTATACGAAGCCGTTCAGGGATGTTCAGACTTCGCGATTGAATTAGGAATCAATATCCCTACAGGAAAAGATTCGCTTTCCATGAAACAAAAATATCCGAATGATGAAGTAATAGCACCGGGAACGGTAATTATTTCAGCGGCCGGAAACTGTTCAAATATCACCAAAGTAGTTGAACCTGTTTTACAAAGAAACGGCGGAAATATCTATTATTTAAACCTATCACAAGATTCGTTTAAATTAGGAGGAAGTTCTTTTGCTCAGGTTTTAAATAAAATTGGTTCAGAAGTTCCTACTATCACAAATGCTGCATATTTCAAAAAAGCTTTCAATACATTACAAGATTTAATTAAAGAGCGTAAAATTAAAGCCGGACACGATATCGGTTCTGGAGGTTTAGTAACTACTCTATTAGAACTGTGCTTTGCAGATGTAAACTTAGCAGCTCATTACGATTTGTCTGTTTTAGACGAAAAAGATACCGTTAAAGCATTATTCAACGAAAATATTGCCGTAGTTTTCCAAGCCGATGCTTCAGTAGAGGAAACATTCAAAGCGAATGGAATTGAAATTTTCAATATCGGTTCAGTTGCAGAAAGTGATACTGTCACTTTTAAAAACTTTGAAGATACTTTCAGCTTCTCTGTTACAGAATTAAGAGATACGTGGTATAAGACTTCATTCCTATTGGATCAGAAACAATCCAAAAACGGAATGGCAGAAGCTCGCTACAACAATTACAAAAATCAACCTTTACAATATACATTCCCTAAAAACTTTACAGGTGCTAAACCTGTCATTGCAAACGGAACTGTAAGACCTAAAGCAGCCATTATACGTGAAAAAGGAAGTAATTCAGAGCGTGAAATGGCAAATGCTATGTATTTAGCCGGATTTGATGTTAAAGATGTTCACATGACCGATTTAATTTCCGGTAGAGAAACTTTAGAAGACATTCAGTTTATAGGCGCTGTCGGTGGTTTTTCCAATTCAGACGTTTTAGGCTCTGCAAAAGGTTGGGCCGGTGCCTTTTTATATAATGAAAAAGCAAATACTGCATTAAAAAACTTCTTTAAAAGAGAAGACACTTTATCTGTAGGTATTTGTAACGGTTGCCAATTGTTCATGGAATTGGAATTAATCAATCCGGAACATGAGATACACGGAAAAATGCAGCACAACACGTCGCACAAGCACGAAAGCGGATTCACCAGTGTAACCGTTCAAGAAAACAATTCCGTCATGCTGTCTACTTTAGCAGGAACTACTTTAGGAGTTTGGATCTCTCACGGTGAAGGTAAATTCAGACTGCCTTACGGTGAAGAGCAATACAATATTGTAGCAAAATATGCTTACGAAGGTTATCCCGCAAATCCTAACGGTTCAGATTTCAATACCGCTATGATGTGTGACAGTACCGGAAGACATCTGGTAATGATGCCACACATTGAGCGTTCTGCTTTCCCTTGGAACTGGGCTTACTATCCAGACAGAGGGCAAAAAGATTTAGTTTCTCCATGGATTGAAGCTTTTGTAAATGCCAGAAAATGGATTGACGAAAAGAATAAATAA
- a CDS encoding PaaI family thioesterase, which produces MFDKEAVIKLCNDLSKNTLMTTLEIEYIDAGEDFLTAKMPVNPRVHQPMGLLHGGASVALAESVGSAASIMFVNPEKQEVRGIEISANHLRSKREGTVYATARIIHKGRSLHLWEIRIVDEEDRLISLCKLTNMVLPRKS; this is translated from the coding sequence ATGTTTGACAAAGAAGCAGTGATAAAATTATGCAACGATCTATCAAAAAATACCTTGATGACTACGTTGGAAATAGAATATATAGATGCCGGAGAAGATTTTTTAACAGCTAAAATGCCGGTTAATCCTAGAGTACACCAACCGATGGGCTTATTACACGGAGGCGCGAGTGTAGCTTTAGCAGAAAGTGTAGGTAGTGCCGCTTCCATTATGTTTGTGAACCCCGAAAAGCAGGAGGTACGAGGAATTGAGATCAGTGCCAATCACTTACGAAGTAAAAGAGAAGGGACAGTTTATGCTACGGCGCGTATAATTCACAAAGGAAGAAGCTTACATCTCTGGGAGATCAGAATTGTGGATGAAGAGGATCGTTTGATCTCATTGTGTAAATTGACCAATATGGTTTTGCCAAGAAAAAGTTGA
- a CDS encoding isochorismate synthase yields the protein MDIFSAINHHKAQNLPFVVFAKPDENKVLAHLQQDDVLYTVEQFTESGFVLASFNQDEVYYIPEEKSDYLEFEISKDLDFLIEPKASGSFKEEDKIQFEQLVASAIATIQSGKCEKIVTSRKEVQAVSGWDWTETFQKMLVLYPKAFRYCFFHPKIGMWMGASPEQLLKVADQRIKTVALAGTRLKATVDKYWGQKEVVEQQLVTEFIQRTLAPFVKELSISEPYTATAGTIQHIKTDIEAELMDENPAGIIKALHPTPAVCGMPKAVALDFLKEHEGYDRRFYAGFIGELNNTQTKQTDLFVNLRCMEVLSEKEVALYIGCGITAESDPEAEFKETVNKAVTMKKIL from the coding sequence ATGGATATTTTTTCAGCCATTAATCATCATAAAGCTCAAAACCTACCTTTTGTAGTATTTGCAAAACCTGATGAGAATAAGGTTCTAGCTCATTTACAACAGGATGATGTGTTGTATACCGTTGAACAATTTACGGAAAGCGGTTTTGTCTTAGCGAGTTTTAACCAAGATGAAGTGTATTACATTCCTGAAGAAAAGTCAGATTACTTAGAGTTTGAAATTTCGAAAGATCTGGATTTTTTGATCGAGCCAAAAGCATCAGGTTCTTTTAAAGAGGAAGATAAAATACAGTTTGAACAATTAGTAGCTTCAGCTATTGCTACAATACAATCGGGAAAATGTGAGAAAATTGTAACTTCCCGAAAAGAAGTTCAGGCTGTTTCAGGTTGGGATTGGACGGAAACTTTCCAAAAGATGTTAGTGCTCTATCCAAAGGCTTTCAGGTATTGTTTTTTTCATCCTAAAATAGGAATGTGGATGGGCGCTTCACCGGAACAATTATTGAAAGTAGCTGATCAAAGAATCAAAACAGTAGCACTGGCAGGAACACGTCTTAAAGCAACAGTTGATAAGTACTGGGGACAAAAAGAGGTAGTGGAACAGCAGTTGGTAACTGAATTTATTCAGCGAACATTAGCACCTTTTGTAAAAGAGTTATCGATATCGGAACCTTACACAGCGACTGCAGGAACGATACAGCATATAAAAACGGATATTGAAGCGGAATTAATGGACGAAAATCCGGCCGGTATCATTAAAGCGTTGCATCCGACACCGGCAGTTTGCGGAATGCCTAAGGCTGTAGCTTTAGATTTTTTGAAAGAGCATGAAGGTTATGATCGTAGATTTTATGCCGGATTTATCGGAGAGTTAAATAATACTCAGACGAAGCAAACGGATCTATTTGTTAATTTACGCTGTATGGAAGTACTGTCAGAGAAAGAAGTAGCACTTTATATCGGTTGCGGAATTACTGCTGAAAGTGATCCGGAAGCTGAATTTAAGGAAACGGTTAACAAAGCCGTGACGATGAAGAAAATTTTGTAA